TGTTAGTAGTGAAGACAAAGGTACCTTTCTTAGACAGTGTACATTCTAGAAAGGTAAGTGAATaaaaaaggcacaaataaatagaaatagctGAGTACTGATTAGAACTATGATGGATTAAGTAAGTTGGGAACAGTGTCCATAGGGGTGGGGTGACTATGGtacattaaaatttaaggaaagacCTGAGGGAAGTGAGGGAGCTTTCTGAGCACTGGCgacagcatgtacaaaggccctgaggcaggaatgagtTTGGATTGTCCGGGGACAGTAGGGAGCTCAGTGTGAGGGAGGAGGACGGAGGAAGTAGGAAAGCAGCAGGACATGACGTAGCTCATAGGAAACTAAAGTATCCCTGTGTGAGAGACACGAGCCATTTCATAGtatttccagagagaaaaatagcTAACATTATCACTACTCAGTGCATGTATCTTACACAGTTGGGgttcttacagaaaaattgagaaactgCTCTATTATCATTCGATCCCCTTTTCTGGTACTCTGGTCTTCTTGCATTTGAAAGTTTCATGTCACCATACTTCTTCTACCAAACGACTTTCTGAAGACATAAAGATGAACTCCTTCAAGATTTTACAGATATatagctctgaaaaaaaaatgttccaacaAAAAAGCacatacttttattaaaaaatccatgtcatggttttcttcattttggactcttagaattgtttttttaaactagaaaaaaaattttaaaatgctgaacaTTAATTTATACTCTGATCTACAGTTATTTTGACTTTCTTATTAAAAACTAGCCATACTCCAGCTACCTCTTTTAACAAATTTCCCCTCTTGAGTGTATGTGCACATAGAGGACCCTTGCATGCACTTcccttcatgggtttgagctgcgTTTTACACACACACTTGCATTGGTGTGTGGTGGAAAAAATGTGAACAGGTGAATAAATCACATATAATTAAGGTTCATGACAAGAGTGCTCTAAACACTTTAAGGTCTTCCTGGCTATTCTCATCCAGATATTACACAACTGGATTATcctctttttttatcttctttttaagtGAGAGACTTTTGAAGAGGAAAGTATCACAGCAGTAATTTAAGTGCAATGTGGGCTGTAAACTGCAAGTTAATTCAGGGAGAAGATCTGACAGGAAAGAAGGCAGGTCACTGTGGATTCTACAACCCTAGGAGGTGAAGCTTAGAGACAGGTTTGCCTTCTCAACAACCTTCTTGAAAGCATTCTTCACCTCTTTGTTCCTCAGGCTATACACCGCAGGATTTAGCATGGGAATGACCATAGTATAGAACACAGACACAATTTTGTCCGTGTCCATGGAATGGCTGGATGTTGGCTGGGAGTACATAAACATGACTGTCCCATAGAAGATGGAGACTGCAGTGAGGTGAGAAGCACAGGTGGATATAGCTTTCAGGTATCCCTCTATTGAGGGCATTTTTAAGATGGTGATAAATATGAACAGGTAGGAAATCAAAATAACCAAAAGACCAAAAAAGATGTGGAAGCTTGCTACCAAAACAAGAACCAGCTCACTGACATGTCTAtcagaaccagagagagagacaactgCAGGAATATCACAGAAAAAGTGATGGATCACATTGGACTTACAGAAGGAGAGGTGGAATGTGTTTCCAACATCCACAGAAGCattcagaaaaccaaaaacataggAGCCTATA
This genomic stretch from Lynx canadensis isolate LIC74 chromosome D1, mLynCan4.pri.v2, whole genome shotgun sequence harbors:
- the LOC115525515 gene encoding olfactory receptor 5B3-like; the encoded protein is MKNNTEVTEFILLGLTSDPELLAPLFIMFTLIYLINVVGNLGMMALILLDSRLHTPMYFFLNNLSLVDFGYSTAVTPKVLAGLLIRDKVISYNACAAQIFFFAAFATVESYLLASMAYDRYAAVCKPLHYTTTMTTGVCARLAIGSYVFGFLNASVDVGNTFHLSFCKSNVIHHFFCDIPAVVSLSGSDRHVSELVLVLVASFHIFFGLLVILISYLFIFITILKMPSIEGYLKAISTCASHLTAVSIFYGTVMFMYSQPTSSHSMDTDKIVSVFYTMVIPMLNPAVYSLRNKEVKNAFKKVVEKANLSLSFTS